The Microbacterium oleivorans genome contains the following window.
CAGCGCTCCCTGTCCGGCCGAGGTCGGCCAGGCGTCGAGGGCGAACGTCTCGCCGATCACACTGTCACGACCGATGCGTCGCAGTCCGGCCTCGGCGAGCACGACGGCGTCGTACTCTCCGTCGCGGACCTTGCGCAGCCGCGTATCGACGTTTCCGCGGATGTCGCGCACCTGCAGGTCGGGTCGGCGGCGCAGCACCTGGGCGACACGACGCGGTGACCCCGTGCCGACGACGGCGCCGGCGGGCAGGGCATCCAGCGTCGTCGCCGCGTCGGGACCGCAGAGGACGTCGCGCTGCGGCGCGCGCGACGGGACGGCCGCGATCTCGAGCCCCGCGTACGGAGCCGTGGGCAGATCCTTCATCGAGTGGACGACGAGGTCGCAGTCCCCGCGCAGCAGCGCCTCGCGCAGCGCCGTGGCGAACACGCCCGTCCCGCCCATCTGCGCGAGCGATCCGGTCAGCACGTCGCCGTCGGTCGTGATCTCGACCAGACGGACCGGGATGCCGGTGGACGCCGTGATCGCATCGGCGACGTGCTGCGACTGGGTGGTGGCGAGCAGACTCGCCCGCGTGCCCAGCCGCAGCGCCGGAGCCTCGGTCACGGCGCCACCCCCGCGAGCGCCGGCTGGAAGCCGAGACGCTTGTTCTCGCAGCAGCCGGGGCGGCACACGTCGTACCAGGGCCCCAGCGCGGTCACGGCGGGTCGCTCGTCGACGGGGGTCGCGTCGAGCCTCTCCTGCACGAGGTCGACCAGCCCGCTCACGTAGGCGGGGTGGGTGCTGGGCGAGGCCGTGCGGACTGCGAACAGGCCGTGCTCCTCGGCGGTCTCCATCGCCTCGGTGTCGAGGTCCCAGAGCACCTCCATGTGGTCGCTGACGAAGCCGAGCGGGACGATCAGGATGGCCCTGCGCCCGGCGGCCGGCAGCTCGGCGATCGCATCGTTGATGTCGGGCTCGAGCCAGGGCACCTGGGGCGGACCGGATCGGCTCTGGAACACCAGCTGCCACGGGCTGGTCGTGCCGAGCTCGGCGACGATCGCCTCGGCGACGGCCGTGTGCTGCGCGACGTAGGCGCCGCCGGGCCCGAAGCCGCGCTCGGGCGGACCGGAGCGGTCGGCGTCGGAGTTGGGGATCGAGTGCGTCGAGAAGAGGATCTCGACCTCGTCCGGTGCGATGCCGCGCTCGGCGACCGCCGCGAGCCCGTCGCGCAGCCCCTCGACGAACGGCGCCACGAAGCCCGGGTGGTCGAAGAACTGCCGGACCTTGTCGATCTGGATCTCGGCACCGAGCCCGGTGGCCTCCATCGCGTCGGCCAGATCCTCGCGGTACTGCCGGCACGAGGAGTACGAGCTGTAGGCGCTGGTCGCCACCGCGATCACCCGACGGTGACCGTCGGCGTGGAGCGCGCGCAACGCATCGTCGACGTAGGGCATCCAGTTGCGATTGCCCCAGTACACCGGCAGGTCGAGCCCGCGCGCCGCGATCTCGGCTTCGAGGGCGTCCTTGAGCTCGCGGTTGTGCTGGTTGATCGGCGACACGCCGCCGAAGTGGCGGTAGTGGTGGGCGACCTCTTCGAGTCGCTCGTCGGGGATGCCGCGGCCCGCCGTGACGTTCCGGAGGAAGGGCAGCACGTCGTCCTGGCCCTCGGGTCCGCCGAAGCCGAGCAGGAGGAGCGCGTCGTAAGTCGTGGGCTCGCTCACGTGGGGCGCACCGCTGCACGCCGCGGGACTGGCCGCGGGGACGGCGCATCCCGGCGCACAGGCCGGAGCGCTGGTGGCGCGGGGAGGCTTCGGGCGGAACTCGTTCTCGCTCATCAGGACAGCACCTCCGCGAGCTCGGCGATCTCGACACGCCGGCCGGTGTAGAACGGAACCTCTTCGCGCACGTGGCGCCGCGCATCGGTGGCGCGCAGGTCGCGCATCAGATCGACCAGGCTGATCAGCTCGTCGCTCTCGAGGGGCAGCAGCCACTCGTAGTCGCTCAGCGCGAAGGTCGACACGGTGTTGGCGATGACGTCCGTGAAGACCGCGCCACGGCGACCGTGCTGCGCGAGCATGGCGGATCGCTCGTCCTCGGGAAGCAGGTACCACTCGTAGCTGCGCACGAACGGATAGAGGCACAGCCAGTCGCGTGCATGCTCGCCGCGCAGGTATCCCGGCACGTGACGTTTGTTGAACTCCGCCTCGCGGTGCACGCCCATCGCACTCCATTCGAGCTCGAACGCCGCCAGTGCAGCCGTGCGGCGCAGAGCGCGCAGCGCCCGCTGCAAGGCGGCCGGGTCGTCGGCGGATCCGGGAGCGGTGTGCAGCCACACCATCAGGTCGGCTCCGCCGCGCATGCCCGTCACGTCGTACAGGCCCCGCACGGTCACCCCGGCGGCGGGCAGGTCGGCGACGACGCGCTCGATCTCGGCGAGGTCGGGCTCGGTCGGTGCCTGTGGGCGCGGACGAGGACCGGCGAGGATCGCGAAGAGGGTGTAACCGAGCGGGATCTGTTCGGTCATCGGGGCTCCTTTCGGACGGCGGGGACGGAGAAGAGCTGCTGCGCGAGGGCGCGGGCGTGCGGGATCACGGAGGCGAGGCCCGTGCCGGCGGCGACCGCGCCGGTGACGTGGATGCCGCGGACGGCGGCATCCATCACCGCGCGCGTCCAGTCGTCGGACTCCGCCGGCACCACCGCGTCGCGCCAGCGGGTGGTGATGATCTCGCCGATGTCGCCACGGTCGATGCGGACACCGGTCAGCTGCGTGATCTCGCGGGCGACGGCGGCGGCGGAGTCGAGACCCGCAGTGTCGTCGGCGCGGGCCGAGAGGCGCACCACGTGCGTGTCGGCGGCGAGGGCGGCACGGGCCCACGCCCACTTCGCATCGATGTGGGTCATCGCCTTGGCCGCGGTCCGGGCGCCGGGTGCCACGATGACACCCGACCCGACCGGCTCGGCCGAGAGCCCGACGGAGGTCACGGCGGCGGTCAGCAGCCGGACGGCCGGCTGGATCGGCGCGGAAGCGGCGTCGTCGATCGCCGCGGGCGTCATCCCGAGCAGCTGCGCCGCCGCGCGCGGTCCGGTGGCGACCACGACGCCGCGGGATCGCAGCGTCGCGTCGTCGAGCTCGACGGCCACGCCGCCGGCGCCGGCACTGAGCGCGCGGACGGTGCGGCTCGTGCGGATGTCGGCTCCGCGCGAGCGCGCCTGCGCAGCCACGGCTTCGGCGAGCCGCCACATGCCGCCGGCGATGCCGCCCACCGCCGTACCGCCCGGGGCGTCCGGCGCGACCTCGGCGGCGGCAGCGAGCAGCGACCCGGTGCGCTCGAACGCCGTCCACATCTTGGGGTGCAGTCGCGGCAGCGGCACCGCGGCGGCGGGCTGGGAGTAGATGCTGCGGCAGAGCGGATCGACGAGACCGTCGAGGAGGCCGGCACCCAGACGCTCCTCGACGACGTCGGCGAGCGACGCGGTCGGGTCGAGCGGTGTTCCGCCGACCTCGGCGGCGGCGCGCTGCGCGGCCCGCTCGCCGATGATCGCCACGACGTCGGCGGCGAGCGGATCGGCGGGAATGCCGATGACCGTGCGGCGCGGGAGCGGCAATCGGCTCCACCGTCCGCCCGCACGCGGCGACACCAGGTGCGCCGGCCCCGAACGGGGCGTCACGATCTCGAGCGGGAGGTCGAAGTCGGCGATCAGACGCGGCACGGCATCGGTGCGCTTGGCGAACGACTCCGCACCGAGATCGATGTCGATGCCGGCGAGGCGGCCGCGTCGCAGCATGCCACCGACGCGGTCGTCGGATTCGAGCACGACGACACCGGCGCCCGCGGTGGCGGCTTCGAGGGCCACGACGAGACCCGCGATGCCGCCGCCCACGACGACGAGGTCGACGTCGGACCTCATGCCGCTCGCCAGTCGTGCACGGTGCGCACGACGGAGCTGATCGCGTCGGGATCGGCTTCCATCGGCACGCCGTGACCGAGGTTGAACACGTGTGCGCGCGCCGCGCGTCCGGCCGTGAGGATGCGACCGATCGCGGCGTCGCGCACCGGCGCGGGCGCGAACAACAACGCGGGGTCGAGGTTGCCCTGCAGCGTCAGATCCGTACCGACCCGGCGCGCGGCCTCGTCGAGCGGCACGCGGTAGTCGACGCCGAGCGCATCGATGCCGATCGAGGCCATGTCGGCGAGGATCTCGCCCGTGCCGACGCCGAAGTGCACGAGCGGGATGTGGTCGATGCCCGCACCGGCGGGCACGGGGAGCGCGCGCACGGCCTCGAACGACGCCGCGGAGGCCGGGAGCGCTGCGGACCGGTAGTCCTCGGGAGGCAGTCCCCCCGCCCACGAGTCGAAGAGCTGCGCCGCGCTGGCGCCCGACGCGATCTGCAGCGCGAGGAACTCCCCGGTCACCCGGGCGAGCCACTCGGTGAGCGCGGCCCACGCGGCGGGATCTTCGTGGATGAGGCGTCGCGCAGCCATATGGTCCTTCGACGGGCCGCCCTCCACCAGGTACGCCGCGAGAGTGAACGGAGCGCCGGCGAAACCGATGAGCGGCAACGGCTCGCCGCGCGTCTCGGACTCCTCGGCGAGCATGCCGGTGGTCAGCTCCACCGCGCGGGCGATCGCCCCGCCGCGCTCGCGCACGAGGGCGGGATCGATCTCGACGGCGCGGGCGATGTCGGCGCCGGTGCGCAGCGGCTTCGAGAAGACCGGACCGCGTCCGGCCGCGATCTCGACGTCGATCCCGAGGATCGCGAGCGGCACGATGATGTCGCTGAAGAAGATGGCGGCGTCCACACCGTGGCGGCGAACCGGCTGGAGGGTGATCTCACTCGCCAGCTCGGGGGTGAGGCATGCATCGAGCATGGTGCCCTGCGAGCGCAGAGCCCGGTACTCGGGCAGCGACCTGCCCGCCTGCCGCATGAACCAGACGGGGGTCTTCTCGACGCGTTCGCCGAGCAGGGTGCGCACGAGACGGCTCGAGCCGGTCGCATGCGCGATGAGAGGGTGGGCGGATGCCGGAATGATGATCTCCTCGAATGAGTTAATCGATATACTAGTCACGATCTCAGGGGGTTCTTCCGCACGTGCTCGTCGCTCTCACCGCGCATCAGCGCTCTACGCCACTCGCTTCTCTGGAGCGACTCTCCGTCATCGGAGACGACGTCGGCACCCGGTTGACACAGGCCCACGAAGCCATCCAGGGGGCCGTCGTCCTCGCGACCTGCAACCGGTTCGAGGCGTACTTCGACCTCCGCGACGATGTCGATTTCCCCTCGACCATCCCCGCGATGGATGCCGCGATGGAGGAGATCGCCAAGCTCAGCGAGCTGCCGTACCGCACCGTGCGTGAAACCGTCGACTTCGAACACGGCAACCGTGTCGCCCACCATCTGTTCTCCGTCGCATCGGGCCTCGACTCCGTCGCCGTCGGCGAGGACGAGATCGCCGGCCAGGTACGCCGGGCCCTCGACGACGCGCGACGTGGCGGGCTGACCACCGCCCCGCTCGAGCACCTCTTCCAGCGGGCGACCGAGACCTCTCGCGCGGTGAAGAACAGCACGCGGATCGGCGAGTCGGGCCGCTCGCTCGTGCGCCTCGCACTCGAGCTCGCCTCGTCTCGGGTCGCCGACTGGTCGCGAGCCCGCGTGCTGCTGGTGGGCACCGGCCGTTACGCCGCGGCATCCCTCGCCGCGCTCCGCGACAAGGGTGCCACCGATGTCCGCGTGCACTCCCGATCGGGGCGCAGCCGCTTCGCGCAGCGGGAGCATCTCGTGGCCGTCGATGCCGAGCACTACGCCGAGGAGGCGGCCGCGGCGGATGTCATCGTCACCTGCACCACGACGACCGACACGTACGCGCTGACCGCCTCCGAGCACGCCGCACGTCGGGCCGGGGCCGAGCGCACCCAGCTGATCATCGACCTCGGTCTGCCGCGGAACGTCGACCCGGCGATGCGGGGCGTGCCCGACGTCGAGCTGCTCGACCTCGAGACCATCCGCGTCCACGCCCCGATCGACGAGTTCGCCACGCTCGGCGAGGCCCGTGAGATCGTCGCCGGCGCAGCCGCACGGCACGCCGCCGCCCGCCGCGTGCACGAGGTCGCCCCCTCGGTCGTCGCGATGCGCGGCTACATCACCGGCATCCTCGACGACGAGATCGACCGCGCGCGGCTGCGCGGCGAGTCACCGCAGGTCGAGGCCGCGCTCCGGCACTTCTCGGGTGTGCTGCTGCACCGGCTCATCGCCCAGGGCCACACGCTCGCCTCCTCCGGGTCGGGCGCGGCCTGGTCGGACGCCGTGCGCACGGTCTTTCCCGAGGCTGCGGGAGCCGAGCCGTCATGAGCCGACAGGTGACCCTGAAGGACATCGCGCTGCGCGCGGGTGTCTCCACGGCCGCCATCAGCCAGGCTCTGAACGATCGCGGGAGCCTGCGCCCCGAGACGCGCGAGCGCATCAAGTCGATCGCCGCCGAGCTCGGGTACCAGCCCAACAAGTACGCCGCCGCGCTGCGCAGCGGACGCACGATGTCGGTGGGCTTCGTCGTGCCCGAGGGCGCGGAGCTCGACCTGTCCAAGCGCGGCGCGCTGCATCGCAGCAGGCACATCGGCGCGCTCGTGCGAGCCGCAGCCGAACAGGGGTTCACCGTCACGATGCTCCCCGCCGCACGCCCGGATCTCCTGCGCGGGGCACAGATCGACGTGGTGTACTTCGCCGAGGTCGCCGCCGACGACCTGCTCCTGCGCGAGGCCGTCGGCCGCGGCATCCCGGTCGCGACGAACGATCTCTACGTCGACACGGACCTGTCCATCACGGTGCGGACCGGATACGACGAGGCCGTGCGTGCCGCTCTCGCACTGCTCGAGGCGGGCGGCGCGACCCGGATCGGCTTCCTCGTGGACGACGCCGGCTCGCCGCGCGACGAGATCGGCGAGACAGCGTACCGGGCGTGGAGCACGGTACGCGGCCGGACGCCCCTGGTGGCCCACGTCGATGCCGAGCACGGCTCGCTCCCCCGCCGGGTGGGCGAGCTGCGTGCCGCGGGCGCGGACGCGATCTTCTCGTTCGCCGAGGAGGGCCCGGCGATCTACCTCCAGCTCGAGGAGATGGACTTCGTCATCCCCCGCGACATGCAGTTCGTCGCGCTGTGCACCACCGACTGCGCGATCAATACCCGCCTGGGTGTGACCCACGTGTGCGTTCACCCCGAGCTGGCGCCCGCCGCGATGTTCCAGGCGCTGAGCACCGTGCGGGATGCGACCTCGCCGGATGTGGTCGATCTGCCGTGGGAGATCGTCCGCGGCTCGTCCACCCGCTGACCGGCGCCGTTCAGAACGGGCCGTAGACCTCGAGGGTGTTGGCGGCGACCTGCGCCGCGAGCTCGTCGACGTCCACGTTCAGCTCCTCGGCCATGAAGCGCAGGGTCACCGGGATCAGGTACGGCGCGTTCGGCCGGCCGCGATGCGGGGTGGGCGTGAGGAACGGCGCGTCCGTCTCGACGAGGATGCGCTCACGCGGAGTGACCGCGAGCGCGTCGCGCAGGTTCTGGGCGTTCTTGAAGGTGACGTTGCCGGCGAAGCTCGACCAGTACCCGCGGTCTGCGGCGATGCGCGCCATGTCGGCGTCGCCCGAGAAGCAGTGGAACACGGTGCGCTCGGGGGCGCCGACCCGCTGCAGCGTCTCGAGCACCGCGTCGTGGGCGTCGCGATCGTGGATCTGCATGGCGACCCCGTGCTTCTTCGCGAGCGCGATATGGGCCTCGAAGCTCGCGAACTGCGCGGGCAGGCCGTCCTCGCCGGTGCGGAAGAAGTCCAGTCCGGTCTCGCCGATCGCGCGCACACGAGGCTGGGCGGCGAGCTCGTCGATCACGCCGAGCGCCTCGTCGAGCCGGCCCGCGGCGGCGTACACGGGAGCCTCGTTCGGATGGACGGCCACGGCCGCCAGCACGCGCGGATCGGAGGCCGCGGCCCACGCCGACCATCGGGACGACTCGATGTCGCCGCCGGCCTGCACCACACCGGCCACACCCACGGATGCCGCGAGGTCGAGCTGTTCCCCGAGGGAGCGCGGCTCGTCGCCGTCCTCGATCTCGAGATGGGTGTGGTTGTCGTAGACCGGCACCGTCAGCGGTTCCGGGGGCGCCGGCCAGCGCACATCGCGCGCCGCCTGCGAGCGCTGCCGCACGTACTGCGAGACGTCGTCGGTCGGCTCAACGCGCAGTGACGGTGTCGCACGCCCCCGATCCGCGTTCTCCGGCGAGTCGACCATCGGTCAGGCGGTCTGCTCGACGCGCGGGAACAGCGGCGCGAGGCCGTTGACGCTCGTGCCGGCGGGGAGCACACCCCATGCGCCGGCCTCGCGGAGCAGCTGGTCCTCGAGGCGGGCGTCGATACCGAGCGCCGTCCACAGCTTCGCCGTCGACTCCGGCATCACGGGCGACAGCAGCACGGCCAGAGCGCGCAGCCCTTCGCCGGCGGTGTAGAGCACCGTGCCCAGGCGTGCGCGCTGCGAGGCGTCCTTGGCGAGAGCCCACGGCTCGTTCTCGGTGATGTAGCCGTTGAGGGCGTCGACGATCGTCCAGATCGCGGCGATCGCCTCGTCGGGCCGGAACCGCTCCATGGCCGTGTCGGCCGCGTGCGCGGCCTCCGACACCACGCGCTGGATCTCGAGGTCCGTCGCCGCGTATTCTGCCGGCGACGGGACGACACCCTCGAAGTAGCGCTCGATCATGGCGATCGTGCGCGAGGCGAGGTTGCCGAAGCCGTTCGCGAGCTCCGCCTGGTACCGCGCCGACAGGTCCTCCCAGGAGAACGAGCCGTCCTGTCCGAAGGCGATGGCCGAGAGGAAGTAGAACCGGTAGGCGTCGGAGCCGAAGACGTCGGTGATCTCGGTCGGCGCGATGCCGGTGAGCTTGGACTTCGACATCTTCTCGCCGCCCACGAGCAGCCAGCCGTGTGCGAAGACGCCGCGCGGCACGTCGAGCCCGGCGGCCATCAGCATGGCGGGCCAGATCACCGCGTGGAAACGCAGGATGTCCTTACCCACCACGTGGAACGCGGGCCACCGACGGTCGAACTGTTCGGGGTCGGTGCCGTAGCCGATCGCCGTGGCGTAGTTCAGCAGCGCGTCGACCCACACGTAGATCACGTGCGAGGGGTCCCACGGCACCGTGATGCCCCAGTCGAACGCCGAGCGCGAGATCGAGAGGTCCTTCAGGCCCGATCGCACGAAGGACACGACCTCGTTCCGCGCCGACTCCGGCCGCACGAAGTCGGGAACGGTCCGGTAGAGCTCGAGCAGGCGATCCTGGAACTCGCTCAGCTTGAAGAAGTAGTTCTTCTCCTGCAGCAGCTCGAGCGGCTTCGAGTGGATGGCGCACACCTTGAGACCCTCGAAGGCACCGGTGCCGGCGACGATCTCGGCCTCGGGCTTGAACTCCTCGCATCCGACGCAGTACAGCGCCGCGTACTCGCCCGCGTAGATGTAGCCGCGGTCGAACAGGGTCTGCACGAAGACCTTGACGCGCTCCTCGTGGCGTTCCTGGGTCGTGCGGATGAAGTCGTCGTTGGCCACGTCGAGGGTGCGCAGCAACGGGAACCACGACTCCTCGACGAGCTTGTCTACCCACTCCTGGGGGGTGACGTCGTTCGCCGCCGCCGCGCGGAGCATCTTCTGACCGTGCTCGTCGGTGCCGGTGAGCATCCAGGTGTCGTCTCCGGCCTGCCGATGCCAGCGCGCGAGCGTGTCGACGGCGACCGTGGTGTAGCCGTGCCCGATGTGCGGCAGATCGCTCGGATAGTAGATCGGCGTGGTGATGTAGAAACTGCGCCCGTTGCTCACCCCGAGATTCTAGTTCGCGGCGGCGGCGGCCCGGAGCCGTGTGTCGGGCCGGAGCGCGCTCAGGCGGTCTCGCGCACGACCAGGGTCGTCGGCAGCACGAGCGGATCCGGATCGCCCCCCGCGATGACCTGCAGCACCATGTCGACCATCGCCGAGCTGATCTCGGCCCAGGGCTGGCGCATCGTCGTCAGCGGCGGATCGTGGGTCACGGCGAGGCCGGAGTCGTCGAAGCCGGCCACCGCGATGTCGTGGGGCACGCGGCGCCCGCTGCGGCGGATGGCGGCGATCGCGCCGACGGCCATGACATCGGATGCCGCGAAGACGGCCTCGATGTCGGGGGCGCGCTCGAGGAGGCGGGTCATGGCCGCGGTTCCGGCGTCGCTGGAGTAGACGTCCTGCTCCACCAGCGCGGGATCGAACAGCTCGCCCATCTCGTCGCGGAAGCCCTCGAGCCGGTAGCGGCCCCCCGGCGTGTCGTCGGGCCCGGTGATCACGGCGATGCGCCGGTGTCCCTGCGCGAGCAGATGACGGGTCATCACGCGCGCCGACTCCTGCTCGTCGACCGAGACGGTCGGGACGCGGGCGCGGTCGCCGAGCGGAACGCCGGTGCACACGGTGGGGACGCCGGCGGCGATCAGGGAGGCCAGGAGCGGGTTCGACTCGTGCGACGAGATCAGCAGCACGCCGTCCACGTGCCCGGCCCGCACGTAGCGTTCGACGTTCGCCCGCTCGGCGGCGGTGTCGGCGATCATGAGCACCAGGGTCATCGACCGCTGCGCGAGCGCCTCGGTAGCCCCCCGCAGCAGCAGCGCGAAGGTCGGGTCGGCGAAGAGCAGGTGCTGCGGCTCGGTCAGCAGGAACGCCAGCGAGTTCGACCTGCCGGTGGCCAGGCTCCGCGCCGCGTGGTTGGCGGTGTACCCCGTCTCGCGGATCGCCCGGTCCACCGCCTCGCGAGCCTCGGGTGAGACCCAGTGTCCGCCGTTGATCACGCGCGACACCGTGCCGTGCGAGACACCGGCCGCCGCCGCGACGTCGCGGATGGTCGGTTTGCGCGACGCGCCGGTGGTGCCGTTCACGTCGGCGAGCATACTCCGGCCGGGGCCGTGCGCCCGGACGCGCGCCCGCAGCGCGCCTGCACAGCTGGGACCGGTCACAGTTCGGTAACGACAACGGTCACGTCGCCACTCCTCGCCTACTCTGGGACCATAACCTGTGACCGGTCACAGTTCGACCGGGCACCTTCACGAGACACGAGGACGCGTTTCATGCCTGCGAGCGTTTGGCCGGCCATCGACGGGATCGCCTACGGCGGCGACTACAACCCGGAGCAGTGGCCCCGCGAGGTCTGGCGCGAAGACGTCCGCCTCATGCGCGAGGCCGGCGTCAACCTCGTCAGCGTCGGCATCTTCTCCTGGGCGCTCATCGAGGTCCGCGAGGGCGAGTTCGACTTCGAGTGGCTCGACGAGATCATCGACCTCCTGCACGAGAACGGCATCGCCGTCGACCTCGGGACCCCGACCGCCTCTCCCCCCGCCTGGTTCTTCGCGAACCACCCCGACGCTCGCGCGGTCGACCGCGACGGCGTCGTCATGGGGTTCGGCTCGCGCGGCATGGCCTCGCACTCCGCACCCGCGTACCGCGAGGCGGCCGTCCGCATCGCGAGCACGCTGGCCGAGCGGTACGCCGAGCACCCGGCCGTGGTGATGTGGCACGTGCACAACGAGTACGGCGTCCCGGTGGGCGAGGACTACTCGCCCCACGCCGTCCGCGCCTGGCGCACCTGGCTGCAGGAGAAGTACGGCGCTCTCGACGCCCTGAACGCCGCCTGGGGCACCGCCTTCTGGGGTCAGCACTACACCGACTGGGAGCACATCGGCGCTCCCGCCACGGCCCCCTCGGTCATCAACCCCGCTCAGCGTCTGGACTTCGCGCGGTTCACCGACGCGCAGCTGCGCTCCTGCTTCGTCGCCGAGCGCGACGCGATCCGGCGGTTCTCGTCGCTCCCCGTGACCACCAACTTCATGGCCAACCAGCATCACGGCGTCGATCTGTGGTCGTGGGCACGCGAGGTCGACATCGTCTCGGACGACCACTACCTCTGGGCGGCGGACGAGGAGGGCGAGATCGGCCTGGCCATCGCCGCCGACCTCTCCCGGTCGGTCGGCGGCGGCAAGCCGTGGATCCTCATGGAGCACTCCACCTCGGCCGTGAACTGGCAGCCGCGCAACGTCGCCAAGCGGCCCGGAGAGATGGCCCGCAACTCGCTGTCGCATCTCGGTCGCGGAGCCGACGGCATCCTCTTCTTCCAGTGGCGCGCCGGACGCTCGGGCGCCGAGAAGTTCCACTCGGCGATGCTCCCGCACGCCGGCACGTCCTCGCGCGTCTTCCGCGAGGTCGTCGACCTCGGCGCCCGCCTCGGCAAGCTCACCGAGATGCGCGGGTCGCGGGTGCACGCCGACGTCGCGATCCTGTGGGATTTCGAGTCGTTCTGGGCACAGGACCTCGAGTGGCGTCCGTCCGAGGACGTCTCGCACGACGAGCGCATCCGGGCCTTCTACGAGGTGCTCTGGCGCGACAACATCGCCGTCGACTTCGCGCTGCCCGGCCATGACCTCTCGTCGTACAAGCTGGTCATCGCCCCCGCGCAGTATCTGCTGCGCCAGGCCGACGCCGACAACCTCAACGCGTACGTCGAGGCGGGCGGCACCCTCGTGGTGTCGTTCTTCTCGGCGGTCGTCGACGAGAACGACGCCGTGCATCCCGGTGGTTTCGCGGCGCCGCTCGAGCCCGCCCTCGGTATCCGCGTCGAGGAGCACCTGCCACTGCGTGCCGGCATTTCGACCACGATCACGCTGGGCGACGACACATTCGCGGCCGACATCTGGCACGAGCACCTCGTGGTCACCGGCGCCGAGACGGTGGCGACCTACCTCGACGGACCGGGGGCCGGCCAGCCCGCGATCACCCGCCGGCGACACGGCGCCGGAACCGGCTGGTACATCAGCACCCGACCGGATGCCGCCGCATTGCGCGCGGTGATGAGCCAGGTCTACGTCGAAGCGGGCCTCGCACCCTTCGACGCCCCGGCCGGCCTCGAGGTGATCCGACGCTCGGGTGACGAGCACGACTTCGTCGTCGCGATCAACCACTCCGCGACCGACGCAAGACTCGCCCTCGACGGCGTCGACCTGATGACAGGCGCCGCCATCGAGGGCACGCTGGAGGTGAGTGCGGGCGACGTCGCCGTCATCCGCGCACCGCGCACAGCAACCGGGGGTGGTCGCTGACCGACCCCACCGCCGGAGGACAGCCGACGTCCCCCGGCATGCACTGAGAAACCGCCGACGCCACCCGGCAGCGGCATCCCACACCGGTCGTGACGGAGCGACCTCTCGCGAGGTATCCCGATCGACCACTTCGGAAGGAAGATCCATGCGCAAGATCGGGACCGGAATCGTCGCCATCGCGGCGACCACCGTCCTGCTGGCCGGTTGCTCCGGCGGCAGCACCCCCACCGAGAGCGGCGACGCCGGCGGCGGATCGGGCTCCGCGCTCGTCGTCTGGACCGACGCGAACCGCGCGCCGGCCATCCAGGCCGCCGCCGAGGCGTTCACCGCCGAGACCGGCACCGAGATCGAACTCGTCGAGAAGAACTTCGAGGACATCCGCAACGACTTCATCAACCAGGTCCCCACCGGTGAGGGCCCC
Protein-coding sequences here:
- a CDS encoding protoporphyrinogen/coproporphyrinogen oxidase is translated as MRSDVDLVVVGGGIAGLVVALEAATAGAGVVVLESDDRVGGMLRRGRLAGIDIDLGAESFAKRTDAVPRLIADFDLPLEIVTPRSGPAHLVSPRAGGRWSRLPLPRRTVIGIPADPLAADVVAIIGERAAQRAAAEVGGTPLDPTASLADVVEERLGAGLLDGLVDPLCRSIYSQPAAAVPLPRLHPKMWTAFERTGSLLAAAAEVAPDAPGGTAVGGIAGGMWRLAEAVAAQARSRGADIRTSRTVRALSAGAGGVAVELDDATLRSRGVVVATGPRAAAQLLGMTPAAIDDAASAPIQPAVRLLTAAVTSVGLSAEPVGSGVIVAPGARTAAKAMTHIDAKWAWARAALAADTHVVRLSARADDTAGLDSAAAVAREITQLTGVRIDRGDIGEIITTRWRDAVVPAESDDWTRAVMDAAVRGIHVTGAVAAGTGLASVIPHARALAQQLFSVPAVRKEPR
- the hemQ gene encoding hydrogen peroxide-dependent heme synthase; translated protein: MTEQIPLGYTLFAILAGPRPRPQAPTEPDLAEIERVVADLPAAGVTVRGLYDVTGMRGGADLMVWLHTAPGSADDPAALQRALRALRRTAALAAFELEWSAMGVHREAEFNKRHVPGYLRGEHARDWLCLYPFVRSYEWYLLPEDERSAMLAQHGRRGAVFTDVIANTVSTFALSDYEWLLPLESDELISLVDLMRDLRATDARRHVREEVPFYTGRRVEIAELAEVLS
- the hemE gene encoding uroporphyrinogen decarboxylase gives rise to the protein MRQAGRSLPEYRALRSQGTMLDACLTPELASEITLQPVRRHGVDAAIFFSDIIVPLAILGIDVEIAAGRGPVFSKPLRTGADIARAVEIDPALVRERGGAIARAVELTTGMLAEESETRGEPLPLIGFAGAPFTLAAYLVEGGPSKDHMAARRLIHEDPAAWAALTEWLARVTGEFLALQIASGASAAQLFDSWAGGLPPEDYRSAALPASAASFEAVRALPVPAGAGIDHIPLVHFGVGTGEILADMASIGIDALGVDYRVPLDEAARRVGTDLTLQGNLDPALLFAPAPVRDAAIGRILTAGRAARAHVFNLGHGVPMEADPDAISSVVRTVHDWRAA
- the hemC gene encoding hydroxymethylbilane synthase, with the translated sequence MTEAPALRLGTRASLLATTQSQHVADAITASTGIPVRLVEITTDGDVLTGSLAQMGGTGVFATALREALLRGDCDLVVHSMKDLPTAPYAGLEIAAVPSRAPQRDVLCGPDAATTLDALPAGAVVGTGSPRRVAQVLRRRPDLQVRDIRGNVDTRLRKVRDGEYDAVVLAEAGLRRIGRDSVIGETFALDAWPTSAGQGALAVEIRTADRDGAIGRAVSLIDDAQSAARALLERAVLRRLEAGCAAPVGISATGLGDETVFLAEVYGPAGARTVRAARALHADLASPDQRESIAAEVVAELLDGGAADFADLPGTSR
- a CDS encoding glutamyl-tRNA reductase, producing MLVALTAHQRSTPLASLERLSVIGDDVGTRLTQAHEAIQGAVVLATCNRFEAYFDLRDDVDFPSTIPAMDAAMEEIAKLSELPYRTVRETVDFEHGNRVAHHLFSVASGLDSVAVGEDEIAGQVRRALDDARRGGLTTAPLEHLFQRATETSRAVKNSTRIGESGRSLVRLALELASSRVADWSRARVLLVGTGRYAAASLAALRDKGATDVRVHSRSGRSRFAQREHLVAVDAEHYAEEAAAADVIVTCTTTTDTYALTASEHAARRAGAERTQLIIDLGLPRNVDPAMRGVPDVELLDLETIRVHAPIDEFATLGEAREIVAGAAARHAAARRVHEVAPSVVAMRGYITGILDDEIDRARLRGESPQVEAALRHFSGVLLHRLIAQGHTLASSGSGAAWSDAVRTVFPEAAGAEPS
- a CDS encoding ferrochelatase; protein product: MSENEFRPKPPRATSAPACAPGCAVPAASPAACSGAPHVSEPTTYDALLLLGFGGPEGQDDVLPFLRNVTAGRGIPDERLEEVAHHYRHFGGVSPINQHNRELKDALEAEIAARGLDLPVYWGNRNWMPYVDDALRALHADGHRRVIAVATSAYSSYSSCRQYREDLADAMEATGLGAEIQIDKVRQFFDHPGFVAPFVEGLRDGLAAVAERGIAPDEVEILFSTHSIPNSDADRSGPPERGFGPGGAYVAQHTAVAEAIVAELGTTSPWQLVFQSRSGPPQVPWLEPDINDAIAELPAAGRRAILIVPLGFVSDHMEVLWDLDTEAMETAEEHGLFAVRTASPSTHPAYVSGLVDLVQERLDATPVDERPAVTALGPWYDVCRPGCCENKRLGFQPALAGVAP